In Desulfoferula mesophila, the genomic window GACGGCTCCGGCGGCGGGGACGACCTGGACGATCTTTTCTAGACGCCCCTGGGGGGCGAGGCTATATTTGCAGCAAGCCGCCGTGGCCCCCGCCCGCGCGAGGGCGGTCGCAGGCGGCCCAGGAGGATTTCCGTGACTTGCGCATCCCAACGAGAGGCCCAGCTTTTGGCAGAGGGCTGGGTCAAACAGTTCATGACCAACGAGCCCCGTTTGAGCGAGGCCGTGGTCGAATACTCCGCGCTGGGCTTTCAGGTGCATCTGGAGCCGGTGGACCCGGCCGCCTGCGCCGCCCAGGGCGGCTGCACCGCCTGCTTCGCCGCGCCCGAGGCGGCGGCCCAGTTCAAGATCATCTACACCCGCCGCCCGAAGTAGAACGACTCCCAGGGGGAGGGTTCACCCGATTCACGACGGTTGTGTCCCGGCCCCGGCCGAGATATGATTTGCCATGCACCACCGCAAGCTCATAATCCTCGCCGCCTTGGCGCTGTTCCTGCCGGCCTGTCTGGCCCTCCCGGCCCGGGCCCAGGAAACCGCCGCCCCGCTGAAGTGGCAAACCCTGTCTACCGGCATGGAATTCGTCCTGTGGGACAACCTGACCCCCTCGCGCAGCGGCAGCTCTCAGGTGGCCCTCCTGCGCATCGACCCAAGGCGCTACGACTTCAAGGTGCTGGCCGCTCCGGAGGGCCAGGAGGGAGAAACCGCCGGGCGATGGCGGGAGGCCAGCGGGGCCCTGGCCGTGTTCAACGCCGGGCTCTACACCCCCGAGGGGCGTCACCTGGGCTACCTACTGCAAGACGGCAAGGAACTGAGCCCCTTGGTGCCCCAGCAGGACGGCCTGTTTTTGGCCGGGCCCCGGGAGACGGAGCTACCCCCCGCCCGCATCATCGACCTGCGCTACACCCCCTTTGACCCCAAGCTCAACCCCTACCGCCAAGCGGCCCAATCCCTGATGCTGCTGGACCGCTTCGGCATGATCAGGGTGCGCCGCTCGCCCAGGGTGGCCAACCGCACCGCCCTGGCCCTGGACGACCAGGGGCGCATCCTGGTGGTGGTGACCGAGGGAGGGCATACCCTGTGGGAGCTGGCCCAAGCGCTCAAAAACAGCGGCTTGGCCCTGCGGGAAGTCATGACCATGGACGGAGGGGCCGAGTCCCAGCTGGCCGTGGCGGTGGGCGATTTCACCTATGAGCATTACGGGCGGCTCAGCCCGGCCCCGGACCTGCCCTGGGCCCGCCAGGCCCTGCCCGCGGTTCTGGCCGTATTCAAAAAAAATTAGGGGCCAAGCCTAAGGAGGGGGCCGCCGGGACCGTGGGTGCAGCCCCGGCGGCCATGGGCATGGTGTCCCGGCTTCCATGTAAGAAGCCGGAGGTTGGGTCTGGTTAAGACGCGACCGGTTCGGGGTTCCCCCGCCTAGTCGGCCTGGCGGCGCAAAAAGGCCGGCCAGTCCAAATCGCTGCTGTCGCCGCTCATGGGACGCCCCCCCTGGGTTCCGGGGGAGGTAAGACCCCGGAGAGACGCGCCGTTGCGCCGATAGGTGCGCACGTTGAGCTCGTCGATCTCGCTGATGTCCATCTCCCGGCTGCCGCCGCCGGCCACGCCGCCGCCGCCGGCCACGGCCACCCGGCGCACCTCGCGCACTTCCTCGATCTGGCCGATGCCGGTGGCGATCACCGTCACCCGCATGCTCTCGCCCATGGTGGGATCGATGACCGTGCCCCAGATGATGTTGGCCTCCTCGTGGGCCGCCTCCTGGATGAAGCTGCTGGCCTCGCTGATCTCGTCGATGGTGATCTCGTCGGTGGCGGTGATGTTCACCAACACCCCGCGGGCGCCGTCGATGGTGATGTCCTCCAGCAGGGGGTTGTTGATGGCCCGGGTGGCCGCCTGCAGGGCCCGGTCGTCGCCGCTGGCCTCGCCGGCTCCCATGAGGGCCACGCCCATCTCGCCCATCACCGTGCGCACGTCGGCGAAGTCCAGGTTGATCAGCCCCGGCGTGATGATCAGATCGCTGATGCCCCTGACCGCGTAGAGCAGCACCTCGTCGGCCTTTTTGAGCATGTCGTGAAAACGGGCGTTCTTGGGGGCCAGGGAACGCAGTCTGGT contains:
- a CDS encoding phosphodiester glycosidase family protein — translated: MHHRKLIILAALALFLPACLALPARAQETAAPLKWQTLSTGMEFVLWDNLTPSRSGSSQVALLRIDPRRYDFKVLAAPEGQEGETAGRWREASGALAVFNAGLYTPEGRHLGYLLQDGKELSPLVPQQDGLFLAGPRETELPPARIIDLRYTPFDPKLNPYRQAAQSLMLLDRFGMIRVRRSPRVANRTALALDDQGRILVVVTEGGHTLWELAQALKNSGLALREVMTMDGGAESQLAVAVGDFTYEHYGRLSPAPDLPWARQALPAVLAVFKKN
- the ftsZ gene encoding cell division protein FtsZ — its product is MSMEIQMVDNLDANAKLRVVGVGGGGNNALNNMITAGLKGVEFIAANTDLQALENSKARVHMQLGQNLTRGLGAGADPEVGRQAALEDRDKIKELLAGSDMVFVTAGLGGGTGTGGAPVIAEVAKEVGALTVAVVTKPFDFEGKRRFKQAELGVEELKKVVDTLIVIPNTRLRSLAPKNARFHDMLKKADEVLLYAVRGISDLIITPGLINLDFADVRTVMGEMGVALMGAGEASGDDRALQAATRAINNPLLEDITIDGARGVLVNITATDEITIDEISEASSFIQEAAHEEANIIWGTVIDPTMGESMRVTVIATGIGQIEEVREVRRVAVAGGGGVAGGGSREMDISEIDELNVRTYRRNGASLRGLTSPGTQGGRPMSGDSSDLDWPAFLRRQAD